AAGCGATGGCTGAACATTTGGCTGAACTGGGGAGCCGTGTGGTGGTTGCCGCCCGGGATTATTCTCAAGCAATGGAAACAGCTGAAGAAATCGGAAATGAAAAGGCTTTTCCAGTCAAGTTGGATGTTACCAATGAAGAAGAATGGAAAGAAGCAGTCAGTCTGGTCATTAAAAAATTCGGCCGAATCGATACTCTTATTAATAATGCTGGAATCCTTATACGTAAACCTTTCAGTCAACTCACAATAGAAGAATATCAACAGTTAATTCATGTAAACCAGCTCGGAGTATTCATCGGCATGCAAACCGTTACTCCTTACATGGAAAAACAGAAAAAGGGATCGATCATTAATAACCTATCCATTTCATCTTTTGCTCCTATCAGCCGTTCCTCAGCTTATGCCGCAACTAAGGCGGCAGTGGTGGCCATGTCTAAATCTGCGGCAATTGAATTAGGACCGAAAGGCATTCGAGTCAATATGATTCATCCCGGGGGGATCGAAACGGAGATGGCTACTCAGGGTAAAGGAGTTCCGGAGTCCTATCAAAATATCCCTTTGGGTCGTATTGGGCAGCCTATAGAAATAGCCAGAGTGGCAGCTTTTCTTGCTTCGGATGAAAGTTCATACTGCACAGGGACGGAAATCGTGGTAGATGGAGGCATGACACTTGGTACCTCTTGAGATATAGAGGGCAAATCGTGATGTATTTTTTAGTTATCACGTCTGCCAGGTAAAGGCAGGTTTGTTTAAATAACATCACGAATTGTTTAAGTTTTTGTAACAAAAAGACGCATTTTGTACATCTATGGTATGATAACTTAGGTTTATTGAAATTATATTATAATAAGGATGATCATTATGCAGAAAGATAGAATTGAATCTATCTATTTTTTAAGGCTGTTTGCCATGCTGATGGTTGTACTAGTTCATACTACAGGTATCTTCCAATCCGTCTTTTCTGAAGGTAGTATGGAGTTTGGAGTCTATCACTTTATCAATCGGATTATACGATTAGAAGCTGGTATCTTCATTATGATTACAGCCATGGTATTTTTCTATAAATATATAGATAAAAAAATGACAGTACCGGAATTAAAAGATTATTACAAGAAGCGGGCGCTTTATATTGTGGTTCCCTACCTTTTATGGGCCTTATTTTATGAAGCTTTCTCTCTTTATATTGGAGCGGTTCCTCTTAATTTTGCAGAGATGACCTGGAGAATAATCCAAGGAGAATCCTTTTACCAGCTTCATTTTATATTCTTAATTGTGCAATTTTATCTGGTATTTCCTATTATTTTGTTTGTTGCGCAGAAAGTTCCTGTGTTTAAAAAATATATGTGGGTATTTGGAATTGCTATAGAAATCGGTTACTATTTCTTTGACCAGACGTTCAAGTTGATTCCGTTTTCCATCTTCCTAAGTTCTCTGGGACCTTATTTGCTGGGAGCGTGGATCGGTACGTATTATAAGGAACAGCGCTCGCTCATCTATAGAAAAACGAATGTTGCGTGGGCCGTTTTTGCACTGGCAGCCGGTGTGACTACCGTGTTCTTACACTATCATTTATACACGGTTTCTACGTTCGTCCTCCCGGGGTATGTTTATTTAATTATGAACCTTTCCTACATTCTAAGTGGGAGCTATATATTGTTCCGATTGACCGAAGTTGTCTGTGATAAATGGCCAGCCATTATTCCGTATGTGCAGCGTGTGGCTGTGTATTCTTTTGGATTTTATCTGCTTCATCCTTTTATCCTGAAACTCGTGGCTCAGTTCATTCCTGCGCCAGAAGGGTATTGGTTCCATCTGTTTATTCTTCTCAGGTACGTGAGCACGATTGTCCTTTGTTACTTGGTCATCTGGTTCACCCATAAGTACTTCGTACGGCCTGGATTACTATTTGGAAAACTCCCAAGAAGAGCACCTTCGATTTTGGAAACACCTAAAGTTTCAACGGAAAATAAAAGGACTGGAACGTAAATTTAAATTTTTTTCAAAGATGTACGCTCTTTCCAGGGCGTGCATCTTTTTTTAATCTGGAAGTGCTTCCATTACCCCCTCCAGATGATGAAGATTCTATTCTTCCTGACCGCCATTCATAAACAAGGTTTATATTATATCGGAATAAGGAACAGAACCCATATAGTGTAAATTACGAAGGGGGAAATTAGAATGAAGGAAAGAATCGATTATTTAACTGAATGGTTACAAGGTAAAGTAAAAGAGGCAGGAGCGGATGGAGTTCTTGTAGGTATCAGCGGGGGGATCGATTCAGCTGTAGTTTCGTATTTAATTAAACGAGCATTCCCCGAAAACTCTTTAGGTGTACTGCTTCCTATTAATCAGGAAGTAAAAGACCAGACCGATGCTTTGAATGTAGTAGAAGGCGCTGACCTTGATTATGTAGGAATTAATCTAACGTCGTCTTATGAAACCACGTATTCAACTATTCAGGAAGAACTCGAAAAGAAAGGCGATTGGAATAGTGATAAATCCCAATTGGGTGGAGCGAATCTTCAGGCCCGCCTGCGTATGAGCACGCTTTATGCTGTCGCTAATAATTATAATTATCTAGTCGTAGGCACAGATAATGCTCCCGAAGATTATACAGGTTACTTTACGAAGTACGGAGACGGTGGCGTGGACTTAGTCCCTCTTATTAATATGAGAAAAGAAGAAGTAAGGGAAATGGCCAAGGCACTTAACGTAACAGATGCCATTATTCATAAGAAGCCGAGTGCAGAATTATGGGAAGGACAGTCCGATGAAGAAGAACTTGGTCTTTCCTATGACACGATAGATGCTTACTTACGCGGAGAACAAATAAACCCAGAGGATGAAAAACTCCTGAAGGATCTGCATGAGAAAACAGAGCATAAGCGTCAGATTCCAGCAGGTCCGGAAAAATACAACGGAAAGTGAGTTTTGTTACATGGAAAACGATACAGCGCTCATTATCATTGATATGATCAATAAAATGGATTTTAACGGAGGCGAAGACCTTCTTGAGAATACAAAGCCTATGGTTGAAAACCTCCAATCTTTTAAAAAGGAAATGCAAAAAGAAGGCTTACCTGTCATTTATGTTAATGATAACTTTGGTCTTTGGCAGGATAATGTATCTGACTTGATTGATGAATGCAGGAAGGGACAGGGAGAATCGGTTATCAATCAAATTCTTCCTGATGAAGATGACTATTTCATCATTAAGCCTAAGCATTCAGGCTTTTTTGGAACTCAGCTTGATATCCTGCTCAATCAATTAGGTGTGAAGAACCTCATTTTAACTGGAATTGCAGGAGATATCTGCGTTTTATTCACAGCAAATGACGCGTACATGCGTGAGTACAATTTGTGGGTTCCGGAAGATTGCACGGCCTCAGAAAAAGCAGAAGGCAATGAAAATGCCCTCAAAATTATTGAGCGCTCCTTATTTACGAGTACAGCACCAACCACTGAAGAAAGGTACCAGTCCATTTTTGAGGATTGACATTTCCTTCTTCAGCACATATATTAAAAAAAGGAGCAGACACCTGTTCCGCCAACAAACATCCTTTCAATAAGAGGAGAATGATTTATGAGTGTGGTTGTTCTTAACTAATCCGAAATTGGATAGAGTCCTGATGAAGCAATGGGAAAAAGGCGTGCATCTGACACGTCTTGTTTGTAAACCCATTTTTCAGGAACAGTTAAGAACAAGCATAAGCGTAGCACGTTGAGGATATAAACGAAGCTATGACTGGCTTATTCAGTCATAGCTTTTTTATATTCTCTGTTGGCGGAATAGGAGCCTTCACTTATTAGTGAGGTCTGTTCTAATCAAGCCACGGCAAGCGTATCTGCTTGCCGTGGCTTTTTTTATTTATTGGCAGAGAAAGAGTGCAGGGCAAACGGTTCGATTTTCCAGCCCCCTTTTGTCACCCAAAAATCTGCCCTTTAGTCCATTATAGAAAATTGAACCCTTAAGAGGAGGAGTCACCCATGAACGAACGCACGTACAAGACTTTAGAATTTTTTGAGATATTGAA
The Halobacillus halophilus DSM 2266 DNA segment above includes these coding regions:
- a CDS encoding SDR family NAD(P)-dependent oxidoreductase, whose protein sequence is MPDITNQIILVTGANRGQGKAMAEHLAELGSRVVVAARDYSQAMETAEEIGNEKAFPVKLDVTNEEEWKEAVSLVIKKFGRIDTLINNAGILIRKPFSQLTIEEYQQLIHVNQLGVFIGMQTVTPYMEKQKKGSIINNLSISSFAPISRSSAYAATKAAVVAMSKSAAIELGPKGIRVNMIHPGGIETEMATQGKGVPESYQNIPLGRIGQPIEIARVAAFLASDESSYCTGTEIVVDGGMTLGTS
- a CDS encoding acyltransferase, with protein sequence MQKDRIESIYFLRLFAMLMVVLVHTTGIFQSVFSEGSMEFGVYHFINRIIRLEAGIFIMITAMVFFYKYIDKKMTVPELKDYYKKRALYIVVPYLLWALFYEAFSLYIGAVPLNFAEMTWRIIQGESFYQLHFIFLIVQFYLVFPIILFVAQKVPVFKKYMWVFGIAIEIGYYFFDQTFKLIPFSIFLSSLGPYLLGAWIGTYYKEQRSLIYRKTNVAWAVFALAAGVTTVFLHYHLYTVSTFVLPGYVYLIMNLSYILSGSYILFRLTEVVCDKWPAIIPYVQRVAVYSFGFYLLHPFILKLVAQFIPAPEGYWFHLFILLRYVSTIVLCYLVIWFTHKYFVRPGLLFGKLPRRAPSILETPKVSTENKRTGT
- the nadE gene encoding NAD(+) synthase, with the translated sequence MKERIDYLTEWLQGKVKEAGADGVLVGISGGIDSAVVSYLIKRAFPENSLGVLLPINQEVKDQTDALNVVEGADLDYVGINLTSSYETTYSTIQEELEKKGDWNSDKSQLGGANLQARLRMSTLYAVANNYNYLVVGTDNAPEDYTGYFTKYGDGGVDLVPLINMRKEEVREMAKALNVTDAIIHKKPSAELWEGQSDEEELGLSYDTIDAYLRGEQINPEDEKLLKDLHEKTEHKRQIPAGPEKYNGK
- a CDS encoding isochorismatase family cysteine hydrolase yields the protein MENDTALIIIDMINKMDFNGGEDLLENTKPMVENLQSFKKEMQKEGLPVIYVNDNFGLWQDNVSDLIDECRKGQGESVINQILPDEDDYFIIKPKHSGFFGTQLDILLNQLGVKNLILTGIAGDICVLFTANDAYMREYNLWVPEDCTASEKAEGNENALKIIERSLFTSTAPTTEERYQSIFED